The sequence below is a genomic window from Cedecea neteri.
AACATGATCGTCGCGCAGCGTAACTATCAGTCGAACGCGCAGACCATCAAAACCCAGGACCAGATCCTCAACACCCTGGTTAACCTGCGCTAAGCGCCTGAAGGGACGGCTTAATGGATCATGCAATCTACACCGCCATGGGCGCTGCCAGCCAGACGCTGAATCAACAGTCCGTCACGGCGAGCAACATGGCGAACGCTTCCACACCGGGCTTCCGCGCGCAGCTTAATGCTTTGCGTGCTGTCCCGGTGGAAGGGCTTTCTCTGCCAACCCGTACCCTGGTGATTGCTTCAACGCCTGGGGCTGATATGACGCCTGGTCAGTTGGACTACACCTCGCGCCCGATGGACGTGGCTTTGCAGCAGGATGGCTGGCTGGCGGTGCAGACGCAGGACGGCGGAGAAGGCTATACCCGCAACGGTAACATTCAGGTCAGCCCTGCCGGTCAGTTGACTATCGGTGGCAGGCCCGTTATCGGCGAAGGTGGCCCTATTGCGGTGCCGGAAGGTTCGCAGCTTACCATCGCCGCGGACGGGACTATCTCCGCGCTGAACCCGGGCGACCCGCCAAATACCGTGGCGCCAATTGGCCGACTGAAGCTGGTGAAAGCCACACAGCAGGAGGTGGTGCGCGGGGATGACGGACTGTTTCGTTTGAACCCCGCCGCCCAGGCGACACGCGGTGCCATCGCGCAGGCCGACCCAACGATTAAGGTGATGTCCGGCGTACTGGAAGGCAGCAACGTCAAACCGGCAGAGGCGATGGCGGATATGATCGCCAACGCCCGTCGTTTTGAGATGCAGATGAAAGTTATCGCCAACGTTGATGAAAATGAACAGCGCGCTAACACGCTGCTGCAAATGACCTAACGCCCGGCTTACTTATTACAGGATTCAAACATGATCAATTCTTTATGGATCGCCAAAACGGGCCTTGATGCACAGCAAACCAATATGGATGTGATTGCCAACAACCTGGCAAACGTCTCCACCAACGGTTTCAAGCGTCAACGCGCCGTGTTTGAAGATTTGCTTTATCAAACCATTCGCCAGCCGGGGGCTCAGTCTTCTGAGCAGACGACGCTGCCGTCGGGTTTACAGATCGGGACCGGTGTTCGTCCGGTGGCCACCGAGCGTCTGCACAGCCAGGGTAATCTGTCTAAAACGGACAACAGCAAAGATGTGGCCATCAAAGGCGAAGGTTTCTTCCAGGTTCTGCTGCCGGACGGTACCGCCGCCTATACGCGCGACGGTTCTTTCCAGGTTGACCAAAATGGACAGCTGGTGACGGCGGGCGGTTTCCAGGTGCAGCCTGCGATTACCGTGCCGGCAAACGCGCTGAGCCTGACTATTGGCCGTGACGGTGTGGTGAGCGCGACTCTGCAAGGGCAGACCGCACCGGTGCAGGTAGGGCAACTGAACCTGACGACCTTTATGAACGATACCGGCCTGGAAAGTATTGGTGAAAACCTTTACACCGAAACGCAGGCATCCGGTGCGCCAAACGATTCCACGCCGGGATTGAACGGCGCAGGCCTGCTCTATCAGGGCTATGTTGAGACCTCAAACGTAAACGTTGCTGAAGAGCTGGTAAACATGATCCAGGTTCAGCGCGCCTACGAAATCAACAGCAAAGCGGTCAGCACCACCGACCAGATGCTGCAAAAACTGACGCAAATGTAAGGCGTTTGCCGACGCGTGAAAGCGCGTCGGCTGCCGTGACCTGAAGATGAAAGCAATGCAAAACCCAATGGTGCTCCGTCCTGTTCTCCTGAGTCTGGTGTTTGCCGTAAGCGGCTGCGCCTTAGTGCCTAGTAAACCGCTGGTTGAAGGGGCCACGACCGCGCAGCCGGTGCCCGGTCCTTCGCCAACGATTAACGGATCAATATTCCAGACCGCGCAGCCGATGAACTATGGTTATCAGCCGCTGTTTGAAGACCGCCGTCCGCGTAATATCGGCGACACCCTGACCATTCAGCTTCAGGAAAACGTTAGCGCCAGTAAGAGTTCCTCGGCGAACGCCAGCCGCGATGGAAAATCGGCCCTTGGCTTCGACACGGTACCGACTTTTGCTTCGGGGCTATTGGGAGGAGGGAAAGCTGACCTGAGTGCTTCCGGCAGCAATGGCTTTAACGGTAAAGGCGGTGCCAACGCCAGCAACACCTTCAGCGGCACCTTAACGGTAACCGTCGATCAGGTGCTGGCCAACGGAAACCTGCACGTCGTAGGTGAGAAACAGATTGCCATCAACCAGGGGACGGAGTTTATCCGCTTCTCTGGCGTAGTGAACCCGCGCACCATCAGCGGCAGCAACACCGTTGCGTCGACCCAGGTTGCGGATGCCCGAATTGAGTATGTCGGTAACGGCTACATTAATGAAGCGCAGAATATGGGCTGGCTGCAGCGCTTCTTCCTTAACGTATCGCCGATGTAAGCGAGGGTACCATGGTTAAATATTTATTCGGGTTGGTTGTGCTGCTGACAGCGGCTTATGCATCAGCTGACCGTATTCGTGACCTGACGACCGTACAGGGCGTGCGTGAAAACTCCCTGATTGGCTACGGCCTGGTGGTTGGGCTGGACGGCACCGGTGACCAGACGACGCAAACGCCGTTTACTACACAAAGCCTGAACAACATGCTTTCCCAGCTGGGCATTACCGTGCCGACCGGCACCAATATGCAGCTGAAAAACGTGGCGGCGGTGATGGTGACGGCAAAATACCCGGCGTTCGCGCGCGCTGGGCAAAACATTGATGTTGTTGTTTCGTCCATGGGTAATGCAAAAAGCCTGCGCGGCGGTACGCTCTTAATGACGCCGCTCAAAGGCGTGGATAACCAGGTTTATGCCCTGGCACAGGGTAACGTGCTGGTGGGTGGTGCGGGCGCAGCGGCAGGTGGCAGCAGCGTGCAGGTGAACCAGCTTAACGGCGGACGTATCACCGGCGGTGCGGTTATTGAACGCGAGCTGGCCGGGACTTTCGGCAACAGCAACACCCTTAATCTGCAGCTTAACGATGATGACTTCAGCCTGGCCCAGCGGATCACCGACACCATTAACCGTTCCCGTGGCTTCGGCAGCGCAACAGCGCTGGATGGCCGTACGATTCAGATCCGCGTGCCAAGCGGCGGTAGCTCTCAGGTTCGTCTGCTGGCGGATATTCAGAACCTTGAAGTGAGTATGCCGGTGCAGGATGCGCGCGTGGTGATCAACTCTCGCACGGGTTCCGTGGTGATGAACCGCGAAGTGACGCTGGATAACTGCGCCGTTGCGCAGGGTAACCTGTCGGTGACTGTTAACCGTCAGAATCAGGTCAGCCAGCCGAATACGCCATTTGGTGGCGGTCAGACCGTGGTAACGCCGCAAACGCAGATCGACCTGCGCCAGAGCGGTGGCTCGGTACAGCGCGTTAATTCCAGCGCTAACCTGAATAATGTCGTCCGTGCGCTAAATGCGCTGGGGGCCACGCCTATCGATCTGATGTCTATCCTGCAATCCATGCAAAGCGCGGGCTGCCTGCGTGCGAAATTGGAAATCATCTAATGCTGACTGACGCCCGTTCACTTGCTAATGCCGCGTTTGACGCCAACTCGCTCAATGATTTAAAGGCGAAGGCCGGACAAGATCCTAAGGGCAACCTGAAGGAGGTGGCTCATCAGGTGGAAGGGATGTTCGTCCAGATGATGCTGAAAAGCATGCGTGAGGCGCTGCCGAAGGACGGTCTCTTCAGCAGCGAGTCCACGCGCATGTACACCAGCATGTATGACCAGCAGATAGCCCAACAGCTGAGTGCGAAAGGACTGGGGCTGGCGGATGCAATGGTTAAGCAAATGAGTAACGAGCAGGTCGAGCCTTCGGAAACTGCTGGTCAGGTGCCGATGAAACTCGACCCGCAAACGGTCACCAGCTACCAGAACCAGACGCTAACGCAAATGGTGCGTCAGGCCGTGCCTCGTGCGCCTTCTAACGAAGAGCCGATGAGCGGAGACAGCAAAGACTTCCTGGCGCAGCTCTCGCTGCCGGCGCGTCTGGCCAGTGAGGCCAGCGGCATTCCGCACCACCTGATTCTGGCGCAGGCCGCGCTGGAGTCCGGCTGGGGACAGCGTCAGATCCGCACCGAAAAAGGCGAGCCAAGCTTCAACCTGTTCGGCGTTAAGGCGACGCCGGGCTGGAAGGGGGCGACCACGGAAATCACCACCACCGAATTTGAAAACGGTGAGGCGAAGAAGGTGAAAGCGAAGTTCCGCGTTTACAGCTCGTACCTGGAAGCGCTTTCTGACTACGTTGGCTTACTGACGAAAAACCCGCGCTATGCCGCCGTGACGAATGCGTCTTCAGCAGAGCAGGGCGCTCAGGCGCTGCAAAACGCCGGTTACGCCACCGATCCGAACTACGCACGTAAGTTGACCGGTATGATCCAGCAGCTGAAAGCCATGAGCGACAAGGTCTCCAAAGCTTACAGCACTGATTTGTCGAATTTGTTCTGAACAGACTCAAGTCCCGTGGCCTGCTGCCGATAATAGGTAGCAGAACCTTTGACCACACGCTATCAAGGAACCTTCATGTCCAATAGCCTGATTAACAGCGCCATGAGTGGCCTGAGTGCTGCCCAGGCGGCATTAAGCACCGTCGGCAATAACATTTCTAACTATAACGTAAGCGGTTATACCCGCCAGACGACGATTCTGTCCCAGTCAAAAAGCACCCTGACCGGGGGCGGCTATATTGGCAACGGCGTGTATGTTAACGGCGTGCAGCGTGAGTACGACTCCTTTATTACCAACCAGCTGCGTGCGGCCCAGACACAAAGCAGTGGGCTGACAACTCAATACCAGCAGATGTCAAAAATTGACAACATTCTGTCCGGGACGACCAACTCGCTGTCAAAAACCATGCAGGATTTCTTCTCTGGCCTGCAGACCCTGACCAGTAATGCTCAGGATCCTGCCGCTCGTCAGGCGCTGTTGGGCAAAGCTGATGGCCTGGTAAACCAGTTTAAGGTCACTGACCAGTACCTGCGCGATCAGGACAAGCAGGTAAACCTTTCGATCAGCAGCAGCGTGGATCAAATCAACACCTACGCTAAGCAAATTGCGAACCTGAACGACCAGATTTCTCGCCTGAAAGGTGTGGGTGCTGGTTCAGCACCGAATGACTTGTTGGATCAGCGCGATCAGCTGGTTAGCCAACTGAACCAGATCGTGGGCGTAGACGTCAGCGTGCAGGATGGTGGCACCTATAACGTCTCTATTGGTAACGGTATTACCCTGGTGCAAGGCGACACGGCTAACCAACTGGCGGCCGTTAACTCCAGCGCAGACCCTTCCCGTACGACGGTGGCCTTTGTCGACCCGGTCGCCGGTAAAGTTGAAATTCCAGAAAGCCAGCTGAACAGCGGTTCTCTGGGCGGCTTATTCACTTTCCGTTCTCAGGATTTGGACAGCGCCCGTAACCGCCTGGGCCAGATGGCGCAAGCTTTTGCGACGGCAATGAACAGCCAGCACGCGCAGGGCTATGATGCCAACGGCGATAAAGGAACCGATCTGTTTACTGTCGGTGGCCCAAGTGTTGTGAGCAACAGCCGCAATACCAGCGGTACCCAGCTCACCGCCACCACCACCGACAGCAAGCAGGTTCAGGCCAGCGATTACAAGGTTGAGTTTGTGGGCGGGAACTGGAAAGTGACCCGTCTGTCGGACAACGCCAACATTAACCCCGGCACGACCACGGATGCAGGCGGCAACGTTAGCCTGAACTTTGACGGACTAAAAGTTGACGTGAGCGGCACGCCCGGCAACAACGAAAGCTTCACCGTTAAACCGGTATCCGATGCGGTGGTGAACATGAGCCTGGCCGTGAAAGATGAGTCGAAACTGGCATTGGCAAGCGATCCTACCGCCGGCAAGAGTGATAACCGCAACGCCCAGGCTATGTTGGATCTGCAGAATTCCAAGCAGGTCGAAGGCAACAAGTCGTTCAACGATGCGTATGCCACCCTGGTCAGCGACGTGGGGAACAAAACGGCAAGCCTGAAAGTGACCAGCACAACCCAAGGGAACGTGGTAACGCAGCTAACCAAGCAGCAGCAATCTATCTCTGGGGTTAGCCTCGATGAAGAGTATGGCAACCTGCAGCGTTACCAGCAGTACTACATGGCTAACGCCCAGGTCCTTCAGACTGCATCAGCGCTGTTTGATGCGTTGCTGAATATTCGCTAACGGGAGCCAGCGTCATGCGTATCAGTACCCAAATGTTATATGACCAGAACATGCGCGGCATCAGCGATGCGCAGAGTTTATGGATGAGTTATGGCGAGCAGATGAGCACCGGTAACCGCGTTAACCGACCATCAGACGATCCTGTTGCAGCGTCTCAGGCGGTGGTGCTTTCCCAGGCGCAGTCCATGAACGATCAGTACAAACTGGCGCGCACCTTTGCGACGCAGAAAGTTTCGCTGGAAGAGAGCGTTTTGCAGCAAACGGTCTCTTCAATCCAAAGTGCCCAGGAGAAAGTTGTGTATGCTGCCAGCAGCGGAACGTTGAGTGATGACGACCGTGCCTCGCTGGCAACCGATCTTGAAGGTATTCGCAACCAAATATTGAACCTGGCTAACAGTACCGACGGGAACGGTCGTTATATTTTTGCTGGTTACAAAACGGAAGCCCCGCCTTTTACCGGAGGGGCAGGTAGCATCACCTATCAAGGCGGAACGCTTCCGATTACCCAGCAGGTTGACACCGCCCGGACCATGACGATTGGCCATACCGGCAATGATGTTTTCAATCGCATCTCCAGTAACGCCACGCCGGAGCCCGATGGTTCGCCGAGCGAGACCAACATCTTTAATATGCTGGACTCGGCTATCGCAGCCCTGAAAACCCCAACGGCCGGGTTGGACGACGCAGGTAAGAAAGCCCTTGATGCGGCTGTCGCGAAAACAAACCGTGGCCTGAGCAATGCCCTGAGCAATGTGTCCACCGTGCGCGCTGAGTTAGGTACCCAGCTTAATGAACTGAGCAAACTGGATGATCTCGGTAATGAAAGAGCGCTGGCGCAAACTGACCAGATGAGTCAGCTGGTTGGCGCCGACTGGACGGCAACCGTCTCTAACTATGTTCAGCAGCAGGCAGCGCTCCAGGCTTCTTATAAAGTCTTCACTGATTTGCAAGGCATGTCACTGTTCCAGCTTAATAGCCGATAGCCTTCAACGTTTTGGGCGCGTTATGAAACTGAACGCGCTTTATATGCCCGCTTCCGCACCCCGGAGCGGGCTTTTTTTTGTATAAATTTCACCAGCCGCAAACTTCGTGCTCGTCTTCCGTGTCATAGGCGCGGACAGTATTGACCAGCTCTTTGACCACTTCGGCGGCGACGTCCGGGATCAGGAGCGTCATTGGTGTTTCGGTTTCATAGTCAACCGACACGCCGTTGCTGTTATTTGTCACGCTGACGGTATAGGTTGCTTTGCTCATCATGAATGCCTCTGGCTGTTGACCACTTTACCCAGGCCGTTGCCTTCCAGCTTCGCTTCAGGCGAGGCGAAGAAGTCGATATTGAAATACGTATCGTCGGTCAGAAGTTCAATGCGGTGCCACTTCTGCGGCGGAGAAATAGCAAAGGCTCCGGCCTCAATAACGATTTCCACATCCGGTGTTGTGGAATCGGCGTCGGGAAAACCAAAATATTTCACCGCGCCCTGCATCACGGAGAGGCGACCAAAAACGCCTGCTTTGGTGTTGTGGTGAGTAAATAAAGCGGCAGGCGCAGTCTCTTTAGTCCAGAACGGCGTGGCGCGGGTATGTAGATAGTTTTTTGGAATAGTCAGCATAATAAGATTCCTTCTGTCATTACATGGAGCGGAGCACTTCCGGGGCGATAAAAAAATCGATGTTGAAGACTGCATCCTCGGTGATTAGCTCGAGGTGATGCCATTTTTCTGGCGGAAACACGCCAAAGTGGCCTGCGGCAACGATCAGTTCTGTTTCTGGCTCGGGCGTGGTGGCATCGGCATAGCCCAGGTAGCGAACCTTGCCTTGCATGACGCTCAGGCGGGGGTAGACGCCAGGGCGCGTGCCTTTATCAAGATGCCGTTGAAACAGGCCTGCGGGAGCAGAATCTTTATCCCAGAAGGGAGAAGAGCGGGTGTGAATGCAGTTCTGCGGTACAGGGAGCATGGTTCGTTTCTCCTCAACAAGTTCTGCAGGCATTACATCATACAATTAGTCACGGCGTTTATCATAAAGTGCATTTTAAATGCATCTTATGATGCTGGCGATTTTCTCGCTTATCAGTCAGATTGGGGAAATAAAAAAGCCGGTCAGGTGACCGGCTTTTTACTTAGCGCTGGAGATTACTCTACGCTTTGTGGGCGAGTGGCTGGCGCGGTGGCCTGATGGCTGGCGCTGTGACCGCCGGCAGAGCCTTTCCCGCTGAAGCCAAAGTCCGGGCGAACCCAGTCGCTTTGGCGTGGTGCTTCAGGCGTATATTCCGGGGCCGGGGCACGAGTCATTGGCGCTGTAGCGTGCTTAGCGGCTACAGAAGATTCGGTGTTAACCTCTGGCGTCACAGATGTGGCTTCTACCACAGGCGCTGCTTCCACAACAGGTTTTATCTCTTCAACCACTGCAACCTGCGCTTCTTCGATCGCGGGAGCTTCCGCAGCCACCGGCGCTGGTTCGCTGGCTTCTGCAACCACTTGAACAGTTTCTTCCTCTGCAGGCGTACTCTGTTCCACGATCTCTGCGGCAGGCGCTTCTTCCACTACGGCAACTGGCTGCGGCTCTTCAGCCACCGGTGCTTCAATCACTTCTGGATGGGCTGTTTCCACCACGGCAGGTTCAATTACGGTTTCCACCGCTTTCACCGGCTCAATAACCTGAGTTTCTTCAACAGGGGCAACGGCTTCTACTGCTGCCGCCTCAGCCACGTTGACGTGCTGAACGTCTTCGTGAGTCTGGAAGGCCTCTTCCTGAGCAACTTGATCCTGTGGACGAGCAACAGGGTAGGTGATGAACACTTTCCCGGATGCCAGCTCTGGAGAGGCACATGCCGCTGCCAGTGGCATTGGGGATACCGCCGGGTAACGCTCATCACGATAGCGACGGCGACGCTGGCCGCTGACGCGCAGGTGACGAGGGGAGCGACGTGAACGACGCGGCATACCGGCATTTTCACGGTTTTCACCGTTATCATCCTGCTGTTCAGCATTCACCGGGGCTTCTACAACCGCCGGCAGCGCAATCGGTGCCTGTTCGACGCTGGCCTGCTCAGCCTGAGTTTCCTCTACTGCAGGAGCATCCGCAGATTCGATGCGAACTTTCTGGTTCAACTGGCGCGGTTTACGGCGTTGCATAACCTGAGTGCGTTCTTCCTGCTCGGCATCCTGCTCAACAACGTTGTCCTGCTGCAGCGCTTTGACTTCCTGCTGCGCCTGACGTTTTTCATCAGAGCGACGGCGGTTACGCTCGCGACGTGGCTGTTGCTCGTCACGGGACTTCTGCTGTTTGTCAGCATCGTCAACGGCTGCAACAACGTTCTGGCGTGATTCACGGACTTCCGCATTTTGCTGCTGGCCGTTACGACGGCTACGACGATTGTCGTCGCGACCTTCACGCGGTTCGCGAGCTTCGTTGTTACGGTCATCGCGGTTATTGCGATTGTCACGGTTATCGCGATCGCGGTTGTTACGATCCCCACGGTCATTGCGATCGCCACGATCGCGGCGGTTGTTCTGACGGCGGTTATTGTTACGACGATCCTGACGCTGATTATCAGAGCCGGTCGCTTTCTCTTCCTTCACTTCTTTCACTTCAGCGGCAGCGCTGTCGCCGGCGAAGAGTTTTTTCAGTGCAGAGAAGAAGCGGCTCACCAGACCCGGCTGTGCAGCGGCATCAGCGGTTGGCTTAACGGCTGGTTTAGCTGCGGCAATAGCAGGTTTCTCCGCCGTGGTTTCCTGTGGCGCAGGTGGCACTTCTGGCATTACGAAGGTGGCCAGAGCAGGCTGCTCAGGACGCTTACGCTCGGTGTACTCTTCGTCGGACGGCATCGCCATCTCTTCTTCATGCAGCTTAGGCAGCATGTAGCTAAGAGTCTGCGTTTCTTCGCCTTTACGCACGCGCAGTACGGAGTAGTGCGGGGTTTCCATCTGATCGTTTGGCACGATGATCGCGCGTACGCCGCCCTGACGTTTCTCAATGGCGCTTACCGCATCACGTTTTTCGTTCAGCAGGTAAGAGGCAATCGGTACAGGAACAATGGCGTGAACTTCTTTAGTGTTCTCTTTCAGCGCTTCTTCTTCAATCAGA
It includes:
- a CDS encoding DUF1869 domain-containing protein, giving the protein MSKATYTVSVTNNSNGVSVDYETETPMTLLIPDVAAEVVKELVNTVRAYDTEDEHEVCGW
- a CDS encoding DUF1971 domain-containing protein, with translation MLPVPQNCIHTRSSPFWDKDSAPAGLFQRHLDKGTRPGVYPRLSVMQGKVRYLGYADATTPEPETELIVAAGHFGVFPPEKWHHLELITEDAVFNIDFFIAPEVLRSM
- the rne gene encoding ribonuclease E, whose protein sequence is MKRMLINATQQEELRVALVDGQRLYDLDIESPGHEQKKANIYKGKITRIEPSLEAAFVDYGAERHGFLPLKEIAREYFPSNYSSHGRPNIKDVLREGQEVIVQIDKEERGNKGAALTTFISLAGSYLVLMPNNPRAGGISRRIEGDDRTELKEALSSLELPDGMGLIVRTAGVGKSAEALQWDLSFRLKHWEAIQKAAENRPAPFLIHQESNVIVRAFRDYLRQDIGEILIDNPKVLELARQHIAALGRPDFSSKIKLYTGEIPLFSHYQIESQIESAFQREVRLPSGGSIVIDTTEALTAIDINSARATRGGDIEETAFNTNLEAADEIARQLRLRDLGGLIVIDFIDMTPVRHQRAVENRLREAVRQDRARIQISHISRFGLLEMSRQRLSPSLGESSHHVCPRCSGTGTIRDNESLSLSILRLIEEEALKENTKEVHAIVPVPIASYLLNEKRDAVSAIEKRQGGVRAIIVPNDQMETPHYSVLRVRKGEETQTLSYMLPKLHEEEMAMPSDEEYTERKRPEQPALATFVMPEVPPAPQETTAEKPAIAAAKPAVKPTADAAAQPGLVSRFFSALKKLFAGDSAAAEVKEVKEEKATGSDNQRQDRRNNNRRQNNRRDRGDRNDRGDRNNRDRDNRDNRNNRDDRNNEAREPREGRDDNRRSRRNGQQQNAEVRESRQNVVAAVDDADKQQKSRDEQQPRRERNRRRSDEKRQAQQEVKALQQDNVVEQDAEQEERTQVMQRRKPRQLNQKVRIESADAPAVEETQAEQASVEQAPIALPAVVEAPVNAEQQDDNGENRENAGMPRRSRRSPRHLRVSGQRRRRYRDERYPAVSPMPLAAACASPELASGKVFITYPVARPQDQVAQEEAFQTHEDVQHVNVAEAAAVEAVAPVEETQVIEPVKAVETVIEPAVVETAHPEVIEAPVAEEPQPVAVVEEAPAAEIVEQSTPAEEETVQVVAEASEPAPVAAEAPAIEEAQVAVVEEIKPVVEAAPVVEATSVTPEVNTESSVAAKHATAPMTRAPAPEYTPEAPRQSDWVRPDFGFSGKGSAGGHSASHQATAPATRPQSVE
- the flgJ gene encoding flagellar assembly peptidoglycan hydrolase FlgJ, with amino-acid sequence MLTDARSLANAAFDANSLNDLKAKAGQDPKGNLKEVAHQVEGMFVQMMLKSMREALPKDGLFSSESTRMYTSMYDQQIAQQLSAKGLGLADAMVKQMSNEQVEPSETAGQVPMKLDPQTVTSYQNQTLTQMVRQAVPRAPSNEEPMSGDSKDFLAQLSLPARLASEASGIPHHLILAQAALESGWGQRQIRTEKGEPSFNLFGVKATPGWKGATTEITTTEFENGEAKKVKAKFRVYSSYLEALSDYVGLLTKNPRYAAVTNASSAEQGAQALQNAGYATDPNYARKLTGMIQQLKAMSDKVSKAYSTDLSNLF
- the flgG gene encoding flagellar basal-body rod protein FlgG, yielding MINSLWIAKTGLDAQQTNMDVIANNLANVSTNGFKRQRAVFEDLLYQTIRQPGAQSSEQTTLPSGLQIGTGVRPVATERLHSQGNLSKTDNSKDVAIKGEGFFQVLLPDGTAAYTRDGSFQVDQNGQLVTAGGFQVQPAITVPANALSLTIGRDGVVSATLQGQTAPVQVGQLNLTTFMNDTGLESIGENLYTETQASGAPNDSTPGLNGAGLLYQGYVETSNVNVAEELVNMIQVQRAYEINSKAVSTTDQMLQKLTQM
- the flgL gene encoding flagellar hook-associated protein FlgL, giving the protein MRISTQMLYDQNMRGISDAQSLWMSYGEQMSTGNRVNRPSDDPVAASQAVVLSQAQSMNDQYKLARTFATQKVSLEESVLQQTVSSIQSAQEKVVYAASSGTLSDDDRASLATDLEGIRNQILNLANSTDGNGRYIFAGYKTEAPPFTGGAGSITYQGGTLPITQQVDTARTMTIGHTGNDVFNRISSNATPEPDGSPSETNIFNMLDSAIAALKTPTAGLDDAGKKALDAAVAKTNRGLSNALSNVSTVRAELGTQLNELSKLDDLGNERALAQTDQMSQLVGADWTATVSNYVQQQAALQASYKVFTDLQGMSLFQLNSR
- a CDS encoding flagellar basal body L-ring protein FlgH; its protein translation is MQNPMVLRPVLLSLVFAVSGCALVPSKPLVEGATTAQPVPGPSPTINGSIFQTAQPMNYGYQPLFEDRRPRNIGDTLTIQLQENVSASKSSSANASRDGKSALGFDTVPTFASGLLGGGKADLSASGSNGFNGKGGANASNTFSGTLTVTVDQVLANGNLHVVGEKQIAINQGTEFIRFSGVVNPRTISGSNTVASTQVADARIEYVGNGYINEAQNMGWLQRFFLNVSPM
- a CDS encoding flagellar basal body rod protein FlgF yields the protein MDHAIYTAMGAASQTLNQQSVTASNMANASTPGFRAQLNALRAVPVEGLSLPTRTLVIASTPGADMTPGQLDYTSRPMDVALQQDGWLAVQTQDGGEGYTRNGNIQVSPAGQLTIGGRPVIGEGGPIAVPEGSQLTIAADGTISALNPGDPPNTVAPIGRLKLVKATQQEVVRGDDGLFRLNPAAQATRGAIAQADPTIKVMSGVLEGSNVKPAEAMADMIANARRFEMQMKVIANVDENEQRANTLLQMT
- the flgK gene encoding flagellar hook-associated protein FlgK, coding for MSNSLINSAMSGLSAAQAALSTVGNNISNYNVSGYTRQTTILSQSKSTLTGGGYIGNGVYVNGVQREYDSFITNQLRAAQTQSSGLTTQYQQMSKIDNILSGTTNSLSKTMQDFFSGLQTLTSNAQDPAARQALLGKADGLVNQFKVTDQYLRDQDKQVNLSISSSVDQINTYAKQIANLNDQISRLKGVGAGSAPNDLLDQRDQLVSQLNQIVGVDVSVQDGGTYNVSIGNGITLVQGDTANQLAAVNSSADPSRTTVAFVDPVAGKVEIPESQLNSGSLGGLFTFRSQDLDSARNRLGQMAQAFATAMNSQHAQGYDANGDKGTDLFTVGGPSVVSNSRNTSGTQLTATTTDSKQVQASDYKVEFVGGNWKVTRLSDNANINPGTTTDAGGNVSLNFDGLKVDVSGTPGNNESFTVKPVSDAVVNMSLAVKDESKLALASDPTAGKSDNRNAQAMLDLQNSKQVEGNKSFNDAYATLVSDVGNKTASLKVTSTTQGNVVTQLTKQQQSISGVSLDEEYGNLQRYQQYYMANAQVLQTASALFDALLNIR
- a CDS encoding DUF1971 domain-containing protein, whose translation is MLTIPKNYLHTRATPFWTKETAPAALFTHHNTKAGVFGRLSVMQGAVKYFGFPDADSTTPDVEIVIEAGAFAISPPQKWHRIELLTDDTYFNIDFFASPEAKLEGNGLGKVVNSQRHS
- a CDS encoding flagellar basal body P-ring protein FlgI, with the protein product MVKYLFGLVVLLTAAYASADRIRDLTTVQGVRENSLIGYGLVVGLDGTGDQTTQTPFTTQSLNNMLSQLGITVPTGTNMQLKNVAAVMVTAKYPAFARAGQNIDVVVSSMGNAKSLRGGTLLMTPLKGVDNQVYALAQGNVLVGGAGAAAGGSSVQVNQLNGGRITGGAVIERELAGTFGNSNTLNLQLNDDDFSLAQRITDTINRSRGFGSATALDGRTIQIRVPSGGSSQVRLLADIQNLEVSMPVQDARVVINSRTGSVVMNREVTLDNCAVAQGNLSVTVNRQNQVSQPNTPFGGGQTVVTPQTQIDLRQSGGSVQRVNSSANLNNVVRALNALGATPIDLMSILQSMQSAGCLRAKLEII